In Juglans microcarpa x Juglans regia isolate MS1-56 chromosome 1S, Jm3101_v1.0, whole genome shotgun sequence, the genomic stretch GATCTGAAGTTACAGCACATTTATCTTTCCTTAGGTCCTGATACTCCTATATGGAGAGCGGAGCAAAACGATAACTTTACGACCTCTTCAGCTTGGAACTACAACCATAATCCTAAAGAAAAAATGTCGTGGGCTAAATGGATCTAGCTTAAATTAATTCCGaataaaatttctatatttatgTGGAAATGTGTGTTTAATGGTCTGCCTTTTGACCATAATACTTTGaagttgaatatttttatggCCTCTAAATGTGAGTGTTTTCAAGTAGTTGACTATGAATCTTAAAACCATTCCTTGCTTTTGGGAGAGATTCCAttctttgtttggaatttttttgtggCAGTATTGGGTCTAAATCTTGTTCCTACTAGTACATGACATGGCAAAATTCAGCAATGGCTATCCAAGGCTCAGGCGGTTTCGCAAATCAACGTTGTGATTGGCATTCTTCCATCATTAATAAGCTAGTTTTCGTGGTTATACAGTTGTAAAACTAGAATGGAAAGGGTTGCTCAAACTAGGGAGCAAGTGTGCTACAAGATTAAGAATTTTCTAGCCTAACTCATTCACACAAAAATGAATAAGCTCTTCACCAAATGCTCAAATGGGGTGATTTTACAGCAATTTGGCTTAATGAACATGCATGTCTAGAAAAAGTCTATGCAGATATTGAAGTGGATGCGCTTGGCTTAGGGATTTGCTAAACTTAACATTGATGGTAGTAGTCTGGGTAATCCAGGTCGAAGTGGAGGTGGAGGGATTCTTCGAAATGAGAATGATCATATGATTTTTGCTTTTGTTAAGTTTTATGgtattaattcaaaaaacaTTGCCGATATATGAGCCCTATTTGATAGTCTTAGTTTATGTGCTAAAATGAATATTAATCACATTGAGGTTGAAATGGATTCTAAGCTAGTGGTTAATTGGTGGGAGAAAGATGGGCAAGTTCTTTGGCATAGTCAGAGATACTGGAAAGATGCTAAATTGATGGTTCGTTTGATGGTGGTATGTCTTTATCATTCTTTTAGGGAAACAAATCATATTGCAGATAAATTAGCTAAACTAGGCACAAGAGGTACCGAGTATTTATTTAATACCATAGAAAACCTTCCAAAAGACATTATGAGAGCTATTCGAATGGATCAGACAGATTTACAAGTTATACAACATCGATAACATTTTTCTGGTATAGTTTGTTGTacaatttatgttttattttgttttgttttgattgcaGGTCTTGTTAGCACACActtttgtgttttgatttgTTGTGTATCCCTATTGGATTAAGGTTAGCGGTTTCTTTTGTGTTCTTGCAGTTTCATTTTGATACCTGCGTTTAGAATTTAGAATGATATGTAACTCCTAGGTATTCatttgtaaccacggttttcctccgctaAAAGTGAggataatcaataaaattgaagtttcatctttttttttttttttgttaaaaaaaaagaagcttataTTACATTTAGAAattgtacctaacattactaaaatataatagtcTTAATTTTATCACTTGTAGTTATATCGGTCAACGCTGTCGATTTTAAGTGACTTTTATTGTAGtagttaattaataaatttactaCTAATCTACTATTTCAGTTTAAGaactaattaaaagaaaagagaaaaatttaattgtaagcgattctacGCATTAATACGtacactcattcaatatgattagtcagaaagtagattttattaaaaataatactaatttaaatttagaatataaaaataataatattaatatacagattAGTAcgtaaacttgcttgtacataacaaaattcaaagaaaagagaggaATATTGTCATTTGTGAAAGCGATCTGATTGACTGGGCGTTATATGGAGTGAAGATGATCTGGGCATATTTCAAAATAGAACTGTTTcgtacacaaaaaaattatgtaaaaataaacgtATAAACTTATGTGATTTCATataattcattaaatttattttactataaaaataattttataatttgatgtataaCATcgatttgtaaatttatttttatgtaattcatttatgtctaaaatatttttcatttcaaaaaccTGTTTGGTCGTGATTCATGATGGTCACAGGCTGAAGTTGGGCCTTTTTTTTCTGCCATAAGTGCGCTTATATCATCATCACATAAATGTAAGTCATGCATGTATTATTGCTCATCGAGAATAAATTGACAATAATTTCAAGCACTACCCCGCTATCTGAACTAATCCATGTCATGCAGAGGAAagcttttcttaaaaaatcaaTGAATCGAAATTAAGCGAGGAACTCCCAACTTTGTTCGTTTCGAAGTTTTAAGCAGTgtcaccctttttcttttttttttttaaagaaaaattatttagttacagtgtaattatataaaaataaatctataaattgatatattttgatgtgatacgtcagattataaaattatttttattataaaataaatctaacaaattttataaattcacatcgttttataaatttattttaaataatatttttatatttataacagtCTCTTCTTGATGCTCGACGTGACGAGCCAGGTGGTTTCCAGTAATAATTGTAAAACGGAGTACCAGTTGTACTGATCTTGAGTCATTGATGATAGGAGACCCATCCAAACTTAATGTGTCAGTATACATAATTATGATGGAAGCTAGACATTATTATTACTTTGAACCAACACACATCAACCTTATGTCCTCGATCAAACGTTCCAAATTACAGTAAGAGTACCCACCTTCACTCACACTTTCTCTTGCCAACCTAGCCATTGTATCCGTTGATATGATGAACTCCTCCCTCCTTTCCGCCATCAGATCATTCACCATCTTTTCCACGACAACCCTATCGCACTCGTCCTTCATGTCCATCCCAAGCTTCCAAACCTCACTGACAAACCTACTGTTCACTTGCTGATCAGCAAAGTAAGGCCAGCAAATCATGGGAACCCCAGCAATTATACTCTCTATGGTTGAGTTCCACCCACTGTGGGTGAAAAACCCACCTACGGCCGGGTGGGCCAGGACCTCCTCTTGTGGGACCCATTCCGCCATATAGCCCCTCTCCTTTGTCCCTTCCACCAGCTCCACCTGAATCTGACCGTCGTCATCTTTCCCGTCCACCATGTCTGGTCGGATGACCCACAGGAATCTTTTCTTGCTATTGATTAAACCATACCAAAACTCTCTCATCTCGTACCTTGTCAGTTTTGCAAGGCTTCCGAAGCTCACGTAGATTACAGACTTCAATGGCTGAGCGTCGAGCCACGTTATGCAGTTTCTGTCCTCTTGGAAGAGGCTGTTCGAAGACTGAGACTGCACTGACGAGGTAGTAGTTTTGGATCCAACTTTGTGTTTCAAAAGTGCGTGGAGGGGTCCGAGGGTATAGATTCGGGGAATTTGAGTACGTATGTGGGAAAGCACAGGCCTGTCTAGGTCTTCAAACGTGTTGAGTATCAGTGCATGGGCTCGAGTGGACTGTCTGGTCAACTCCCCAATGACTTGGAGTGGGTTTTCCTGATGGCCGATTCGGTTAACATTCGGAAGGTCTCGGCACCGGAGAAATGTTTCCATGCCTGGCACTTTTGTTATAATGCGATCCATGTCTTCCTTTCCTAGACATGCAGTTTAATTGGCAATTGAGACCCGCTTAGTCACAGTACTAGTTTTCTGTACTACTCcatatttctaaatataaatacaaGACTTTTgctttaaatcattaaatattaaatcgAGACTTGAATTTTTACATATATGTTTGTAGAAAGTGCTACCGATTAATTACTAATCTTTTCATTCCATACATGAGTACTTAGTTCGCtagatttattaattaatgattGGGAACCCAAGCTAGTACTGCTAAAATTACacgagaaattaattaattaattctgcAAACCATAAAAATTCATGAGTGCCAACAAATTAAACTAATAAAGTAGGTTTAATTGCCATAAATACCTGATGTAATATTGGGAAGCTCCCCCGCCTCTTCCATATCTGGAACGGAAAAGTAAATCCAGAAGGCACAAGCACTGATGGTACGGAAATGAATGACCGGAATGCCAAGTTCATTGCCGACATCAATAGGAAAGGTTAGGATCCCATCAGCTATGATGCAATTCACTGGCCCTgatctaatattattaatactactGCCCGAATCAtcataatattgtaatttactAGAAACCAGCATCTCTCTAAGCAGTGGTTTAGTGACCAAATTCATGCTATTAAACATCTCATAGAAGTGGTCACCGCCCCGTGGGTGCTCGACCGGAAGGCCGTCGGGGATGATCTTGAATTGGAAACCAGGAAAGCCGGCAAAACGGGCCTGGACATTGGTGTGACGAAAAAGACGATCTTGGTTGTAGTCAGTGTTGAGGAACGTGACGTGGAGGCCGGCTAGGGCAAGAAGCTCGGCCAGCTTGAGCATGGAGTTGACATGTCCCTGTGCGGGAAGGGGGAAGATGAGAACATGAGGAGGAGGAGTATTTGGCTCTTCTTCCATGTTAATTGAACTCATCTGTTGTACGCATGACCTCTGCACCCTTTTAAATGTGGATGGATGCAAGTGGCCGCGgtattattgaattatattaatTGCTCCAGCTTGAACTTTGAAGTCTGCATACCAAGCACGGGTCTTCAACTTGTCACGTAGGGTCTTTCTCTTCGCTAGATCTCTCCCTTTCACTATTGGCCATTTGTCATGGGatgtttatatattgatataaaaCTTTGATGAAAATCCAATATAATGAGATAAGTAATGGGCCAATGGCTGATAAAAATCCATCATGAAAACTTTCCTATCACATTCTTTGAAGATTCCAATATTTGAGAAAATGATTAACCTATGACgtgattttttttacaaccttttataaaattaaaattcatttttgatcaaatgatatttttacattgattgatataaaataaattataaaaaacttataaaagagtttataggcatatcattattcattttgATGATATTGGGTTGAATTAAATAGTTGCTGGCACGCTAAGATCACTTGAAGAGCGTGTAGCCTTTCTTTCTGATCCGTCGTCAGTCTCAAAATAAGTGGATCCGATTCATGAAGTAGTTCTGTGCTGGCATTGGTATTTTCACTCCCCATGCAGTCTCCACCGTAACAAAATGTTTCCAAAATATCTCAGGAGTAGTCCAAGGAAGAATGGCGGATCCAAGTAGGAAAAAATTCACCAAGTAGGGCATACAATACAACAAGGACTTCGGTCAACCATGACTTTCCTTGTACTTGTCAGCTCGTTCTTGACAAATCCGATCGGTGTTAATGATCTTATATAGTAAAAAGGATTCGTAACCTTTGCTGACCAATATTTTGTTTGCGACAAGATGGACACAAGTGGCCGTATGTGGACGAGGAGCTTTTGGCTCTTCTTCCATTGATTGTACCAGCTTGACGTCTACAAATTCAAGATATTTAATCtggaaacagaaaaagaaagataagaatgaaaatagataagataattttaaatcagttgaataaaatattattttttaatattattatcattttaatatttaaaaaaattaaattatttattatattttgtataaaaatttgagataaaataaaatagattgaaaGTATTTCTCTACCTTAACATAGCCAAAATGGattttttcaggaaaaaataaatttggtttggaataaatacaaatatttgtGGTAAAGGAAAGATATGGACTTCTCAGTAATAAATTCCCACCTAATAAAAGATGACCAATGTCATGTGCAGACTTTACATGATTCAACAGTTGTGCAAAgagatcatttaaaaaataaaacaaattggacccgtttaattaattaaccagTGATCTTCGTTTTATGAGTTCTAGTCGGTGAAattaccaaataaataaaaaccacatGATTGAATTTGGACTCAACCCGCTATAATAATAGGTCTAACAAATCAAAGACGTTGAAGCTGTCATACATGGGGCATTCTCAATAAGAACGTAAAAGATCATTTCCCATTTCCTTGAGTAATGAGTACTCCCTCATACCCCGAATATTCATCCAGATACAATGTAGACGATTATCACTCAAACGAGAATATTCTCTATACGAAGTTGACACGTGACGTGCGCTTTACCACAATCTCTCCATCCCGCACTGATGCTTTGCGAAAACGatgatatataaaacaaaaataaataaataaatcatgtaATTCGCCATGTCCAAGTCCACATAATTACAGAGAATTTTATTGTAATGTCATGGCCCATGGGCTTGGTGGTTCAATCTTTCGtgtattgtgtgtgtgtgtgtgtgtgtgtgtgtttgaacttttttcttcccattttgtCCATGCTACCAGAGTCTAATTCTAAACTGCCCTCCTCATATGATATGACAACATCGTCCAGAGTTGTATTTAGATCAGCACAGCGCTAGGAACCCCAAAGCCTCCGATCTGAATAACATCCTATTTTTATCAAAACCCGATTCCTTCAGTTAACTAAGTAGTAGATGGCTCTCAGCCTTTTCGGTCTACTTTCTACACTTGCATTCCAATATTTACTATTTAGATGAGGTTATAGCAAGCCTTTCCGAATCAAATCTTGGCTTACTTTCTGTTGTAGGTTTCACCGCAAAACTAGATGCATGGACTCTACAATTAGCCAGCCACTACCAAACTAAAAGAATTCATACATTCAGTTGCCATTTGGAAATTACTTCTCCAATATCTATTATGTACCCATTTCAATGCTTTTTTTGTTACTTACATATGTACACAGAAAATATTCCAATATTCTCTGGTACTTGGCATAGATTTGATGATCATCACAACATGTTCGACATAAAACGCCAAGCTTATGGTATATCTGGATGGCTGGATTTGAATCTCTAAACCCAAATCCCCTGATGATCATAAATTAAAGTTTGCTTTTGAATTACGTTTCAAGAATACATGCACATGCAGTACTTTAAAGTAACACAAGCTGAAAAGTATGCATTCATATCGTAGAAGATACACGGTACTAAACAGAGACAGAATTTCAGCACATGAGAGAAAGTTACGACATAGCACCGACCTAACCAACCGTTATTTACCACAATCCTGATTCCAACCACACACACAAAAAGAAAGCTCCACCAAATCCTAGCACCATGGCATTCGTAATCTAACCACTAACCAGAAATCTGTATGGACTTAATATCAGGCCTCTTGACTTCCTCCTTGGGCACGGTCACAGTGAGCACTCCATCCTCCATGGCTGCTTTCACCTCATTGGCCTTGACATTCTCTGGCAACCTGAAACTCCTTGCGAACTTCCCGCTGCTACGCTCCACGCGGTGCCAGGTATCTGTCTTCTGCTCGTTCTCACGATTCCTTTCCCCACTGATCTGGAGGATCCGCCCGTCCTCGACCTCCACCTTAACCTCTTCCTTCTTCAGTCCCGGCACGTCCGCCTTGAAGATGTGAGCGGTCGGGGTCTCCTTCCAGTCGACCTTAGCGTGCGCAATGGAAGACATCTCGGAGGAAGAAGGGATCTCGGAGCGTTGAGGGAAGGGAAAACCCTCAAAAGGGTCCCACACCTCCAATGAGATTGGGTCGAAGATGTTGGATCGGCGTCCGAAAATGGATGGAATCATCGACATGCTTGTTTGATTTCGATTCGAGGAATTGGAAATGGTAATCAAATTGACGATTTTAAGAGACCGACGAAGGAAACCTCTTATAATCCGGATGAACGTTCCAGACCATTCTATGGACTCATGGAGCATGTCCTAGAACGTTCGAGAATCCGGTCCCAGGGCTGCTCTTACCCTAAAGCTCGTACGGAAATATGCTGGTACAATAAAGCTaaacttttctttcaaaaaattaaataaatagaaagataaTATATTCTACTCACAATGTAAAATGGTTTACactattttttacaattatattttaaatgaaaaatatttttataaaatacctttaaaaaataacgtaattttacaaaatttttcaatattGACAACTCtcatttatgttttattataaaagaagcATGTGGGctacaaataattttcaaaacaaagctcttcatattatttaatatattgtttctATAATAAATTTGAGTAATGTCGATTTCACAGAAATAATTGATGTTTCCAGTTGGGATTTATTCTcattatagaaatattttttatttttatttttatcatttataattaCATTAACTACTCTTATCATATTTTTACGTACTTTATATGagaatacttttttatttgtcataACAATCTATAtgactaaaaataataagatatttaaacattaaaaaaaaaaaaaaaaactctcaaaagCAGCTATAATGTCCTAATTACACACCTCTTCAGCTTGTGCTAGAATTGTTGAGTGCACAAGGGTCCTCTCTTTTAGCCCGCGACTTGGATTCGTACAGCAATTGATGggtttttgttcaaatttttttcctttttttaaacaAGACATAGATTAGATATTGTGCAATATAATCACGTTAAATCCTTAACAATTTGCCTATCTATAACAAACTAATAAATTATGCATGTCTAATGTAATCGTACGTATATGTACAAAATGAAAACAGATTCACGGTTCTTCATCACTCTCAGCGTTCTCGGAGTCTTCGACATTGATGGCAGCTACCTTACAGGAACTAATCCTGGACGAAGCAGATCTAATCCTTAATGGTAACTTCGTGTTGCTTTCTAGTACACCAGTAAACCCAGattcttcctctttcttcaGGTCAGCAGGTGGCAGGAAGCAATCTATGGACAACCCTTTTATGTTAAAGTCGACTTCTTCGATTGTCCAAAACTCTTCCATGCGAGTCCTAGAATGATTTTCCGAGCTCTCACCGAACCTGAACAGAGATACCGAGGTCTTGCCGGCATGTGCAATGTTTACGCCGTCTATGGTTCGGTAGTCTTGGATCAGTGACTCCATGGTTGTCTCCCAAAAGATGCCTTCGTTTCCGGAGGCTTTGATTCTGAGGAGGTGAGAGTCTTCAAGCTGCACTAGGAGGCCTGTTCTTTGGCTGAAGTAGCCCCACACTGTGTGCCTCATTATTTCTACGTTGTTGCTGCTTCTTGCTCTTAGCGTCGAGGATTCAGCTTCTAGTTTTAGTATGAAACAGTCTTCATCGTGGATTGCCTTCTCGCCAATACAGACAGAATTGGAGAACAAGTGTGCCGTGGACATTGGATCGAGACCCTGTTGAATGTCACACACATGAGTGGGTTGTATACTGTGAAATCAATTTGGTCTACTTGatcaatatgattttttttgggtACCATCTCTCTTTTTACAATATCGCACATAAAAGGCATGCGGGACTAGAATGATGGAGCTTTGGAGTATGAACTCAAACCGGGCCGAACTGTAGGGACCTTGCAGGCCTGATATTGGAGCAGCTTGCTGTTGCATGCCAAAGTGGGTCAAGCAGAACCTTTGGGTTATTTAAATGCATAGGAAGCCAGCCAACCCACGCTACCTAATTCATCAGTGGGAATGCAGACCCTTCAACACGACTTAACCGGAATGATAGACCAACCAAAGTGGACTTTTTTGgttcttgcttttcttttttcctccgcAAAGAAAAACTATTGTGTTGAGCCATTTACTTTTTGGCTAATAATTGATTAAGATTGTTGACTCTTCTGGattcatattaaaatttagaatttctGCTAAGAATACATGAATTGCAGGAGGGTTCAAGGAAAAGAGCACACGTAGATGGTGGTGATTAACGACCTTAATGTATTTGGTGGGCCATAGAGCTTTGAAAAGATAATTAGTTGTGGTGAGCCATGAACATGGAGCTCTGACCCAATAAGAAGAACTAAGAAGTGAAAAGTCGGGGGGATAAAAAAAGGCCACATGGAATTCCGGTCCCAGCTCCTATCTCGGGAAAGTGagaaaaaagtggaaaaaaaaaggtacccTTAAAAGATAAACTTGATCAGCTTTAAGCTAATGGAGATCCCCTAAAAGACCACGACTCCATGAGAAGCCAGTCCTGACTCCTAACAAATCACTCTCATGATCACATGACTTTAAACAAACGGTAAGAAATTAGGAACAGCGTAGCGccaa encodes the following:
- the LOC121246399 gene encoding 7-deoxyloganetic acid glucosyl transferase-like; translation: MSSINMEEEPNTPPPHVLIFPLPAQGHVNSMLKLAELLALAGLHVTFLNTDYNQDRLFRHTNVQARFAGFPGFQFKIIPDGLPVEHPRGGDHFYEMFNSMNLVTKPLLREMLVSSKLQYYDDSGSSINNIRSGPVNCIIADGILTFPIDVGNELGIPVIHFRTISACAFWIYFSVPDMEEAGELPNITSGKEDMDRIITKVPGMETFLRCRDLPNVNRIGHQENPLQVIGELTRQSTRAHALILNTFEDLDRPVLSHIRTQIPRIYTLGPLHALLKHKVGSKTTTSSVQSQSSNSLFQEDRNCITWLDAQPLKSVIYVSFGSLAKLTRYEMREFWYGLINSKKRFLWVIRPDMVDGKDDDGQIQVELVEGTKERGYMAEWVPQEEVLAHPAVGGFFTHSGWNSTIESIIAGVPMICWPYFADQQVNSRFVSEVWKLGMDMKDECDRVVVEKMVNDLMAERREEFIISTDTMARLARESVSEGGYSYCNLERLIEDIRLMCVGSK
- the LOC121246466 gene encoding 17.3 kDa class I heat shock protein-like → MLHESIEWSGTFIRIIRGFLRRSLKIVNLITISNSSNRNQTSMSMIPSIFGRRSNIFDPISLEVWDPFEGFPFPQRSEIPSSSEMSSIAHAKVDWKETPTAHIFKADVPGLKKEEVKVEVEDGRILQISGERNRENEQKTDTWHRVERSSGKFARSFRLPENVKANEVKAAMEDGVLTVTVPKEEVKRPDIKSIQISG